From the genome of Ziziphus jujuba cultivar Dongzao chromosome 4, ASM3175591v1:
AATACTGTGAAGTGAATGAATAGGTGAAGCTCTCAGAGCTTCCATTATTGGGAAATTTTCAGTTTTCAGAACACAGACAAGACTACAGGAAGGATAGAAAGTAAGAGAAGAGCCCTAGTCTGTGTACATTCAACACTCAAAAGAATAATACTGAGAAAGTACGCAACTGGGGGCTTAGTTAAAAACTGAAGGCTGGGATTTCAAATGGGGGTTTTGAGCAAATTATAGAGAGGAGTGGATAATATGTTTGGAATGTGTGAAAGGGCGATAATACAAATATACAAGGTTAAGCGTGTGGTTCGAAAGCTCAGGATGTCAGTTAGTTAATGCTGCTGATTTACATTTTGACCATTTGCTTCTTGTGGCATCCAAATTGACAcgtatttttacttatttatttttggcgAGGAACGCCATCATCATCTTTCCATAATTTCATTCATCATGCATGCATGATAACAATGATGACTAAAGCTTCCGCCTTGCACATagctttattattttccataaataaatttcatatttccatGTCTCTTCTTAAAAATCTATGGtgtttgaaaaatcatcaatcaATATTAAGAAGATTTTCATTCCAATACTTTTACAAAGTTATAAAAGGGAAAGAGtcctttcaaaattaattatgtagaaTCCAGTAAAATTACAGAATGCAGGCTTAAAAATTACAGACATCAGACAAGCATAAAGAGAAAGCTTGTAAAGAGAGAGCTTAAATAGCTTGCTAAATGCTGAATTTATTTGCAACTTTTTGCTTTGCATCGTGTGATGATGGGCTTCTTTCCTATCAAaacataaaactaattaaaaaaaaaaaaaaaaaaggaaaaaagaagaagaagaagacaaggcCAGGTCTCCTTTGATACAAATTGTACAAACGTGGATATTTCTTTATTGCTGAATTTTCTCTTCTTATATAACAAGCCTTATTTGCCGGGGAAAATTTCAACTATAAAAAGATATTCAGTGGAAAGGATTTAGAAAATGGAAAGatgaaaaatttagaaaatggaaaGATGAAAAAACATGTTTGCAAGATACTGACCTATTTGTCAGCCCCAACAGCCTCGGCAGTTTCCTGTGAGctaacatatatacacatagaaTGAATATTTGGTTTTATGAATTATGATCATCCTTTTTTTTCCGTTATAAGACATACTTGTGAATGACTAATGAAATTCCTTACAAAATGGAACCATTTTACATGAGACAAGTGTTTGATTATTTTAGTGGGTTTCTCATGATTGTATTGATTAAACTAATCAGTATTAATAATCACAAACAAAATGCCACTTACTTGAGTTTTACTTATgtctctcctttttctttttctttttcctttttttttttcctgtcttcttttatttatctattttttgggGACAAAATCTACTTTCCcctctttttcttaattatcttaaaaaaccatgttaataatcaaatcttaactaaaaaaaaaattaataattctttCTACTCTTTTTCgttttattatatatcaaatgaaaCAAGTTCCGTTTCTCTAACTGCATagcaaaatatatagaaatttctaTCATAAATAACGTGTAATTAGAAAAGTGCTTAAATTATATCATTTTACAACttgaagaaagaaaattgtaatttttttttaatgtatatctgaaattttgttaatttgggGTTTTTAATATAAATGCAATTTAATTACCTgataaatataatagaaaaatagtttttagcaaaaacataaaaataaaataaaataaaataatttttaaaaaaacaaaaaaaaaaaaagggaaggagTGAAAATGAGATGGCAGTAGATGAGGCGGTGGAGTAAGGAGGGAGCAAGCGGAATTTGCTGAGAGAGACAATCCAACCAAAGCCGTCTcagcctcttcttcttcttcttcatgaaATCCAAGTAAGTAAACTTCAAAGTCACATTTTCTTCAACTTCTCTGATTCCCCACTTACTCCAATTCTCTTCTCtccatttttttcaatatatcacTTTCTCTCCCCCACACACCCCGCCAATTTTTTGTCTCGATCGATTTCAAGATCTGATTTTGATTCAAACTATGAGTATTGGGTTTTCTGGGAAACAAAACCCATGAAAGAATCGAATCCGACCACCGAGCCCATTGGGCACAACCTCGTTAACCTCATAAGCAACCGCTGCTTCGCAGTGTTCGTGTTGTCGGTCCTCATATTTACTGTGATTGCCATCACCTACCAGCCTCCAGATCCATGGCTCGATTCAGCATCTCCGGCCATGACCAAGATCTTCACGCAACGCGAGAACGCCACCTTCAAAAATGACAACTCAATCCTCAAAACCGGCGAGGATTTTCTTCTCCCCGTTGACAACGCCACCTTATCGGCAGCGGCCGCACCGGCCATTGCGCCGGCTTCTTCGTCTAATCCCGTCTCCGACGACGATGTGGTGATCGAGAAATCCGACGCTGTAATTATCAGTACCAATTCGACAAGCCCGAAATTGAGTTGCGACTTGTTGGAAAGAGTGAACTGTTCGGACCCTCTAGCTCTGGTGGCAATCAAGAAGTTCAATTCGAAGGTGTTCAAGTCCATTGCGTTCCTGGAGTACCAGACTCCGGTAAACGGATCCAAACCCAACGAGTGTGATGTGTCCTGGAGGTTTCGAAACAAAAAGGAGAATTCTTGGAGAAAATACAGGGATTTTAGGAGGTTCAAGTTTGGATTCGACGATAATTGCGGGTACAAAGTGGTCCACGCAAGCGGGTGGCATTCGGGTATCAATGCCCGTCGCTCAAGAACCAGGGTTGGTAATGCCACAAAGGGCGTGAAAGTTTCGCCGCCGATTCGGGACGAGGAGATAAATGACACCATCCCAAGCTTGGGATCGGAGATGAACTTCAGGAAAGGAAGGTACTTGTACTATTCTCGTGGTGGTGATTATTGTAAAGGAATGAATCATTATATGTGGAGTTTCTTGTGTGGTTTGGGTGAGGCCATGTATTTGAATAGGACTTTTGTTATGGATTTTAGTGTGTGTCTCTCTGCAACTTATAATCCTAGCAATAAAGATGAGGAGGGGAAAGATTTCCGATACTATTTCGATTTTGAGCATCTTAAGGAGGTTGCCTCCATTGTTGAGGAGGGTGAATTCTTAAGAGATTGGAAGAAATGGGATCGCGGGCATAAGAGGAAACTTCCGGTTAGGAAGGTTGTGAGCTATAAGACCACCCCCATGCAGCTTAAGAAGGATAGGAATGCCATCATTTGGAGGCAGTTTGATGCCCCTGAGCCTGAGAATTACTGGTACAGGGTCTGTGAAGGACAAGCTGCCAAGTACATTCAAAGACCTTGGCATGCTCTGTGGAAATCCAAGAGGTTGATGAATATTGTTACTGAGATCAGTGGCAGAATGGACTGGGATTTCGATGCTGCTCATGTGGTTCGAGGAGAGAAGGCCCAGAATAAGGAGCTGTGGCCGCATTTAGATTATGATACTTCCCCTGAAATGCTTCTTGAGAAGCTTAAAGGGATGGTTCAGCCATGGAGGAATTTGTATATAGCCACCAATGAACCTTTCTATAATTACTTTGATAAACTAAGGTCTCAGTACAAGGTTCATTTGCTTGATGATTACAAGGAACTGTGGGGAAGTACAAGTGAGTGGTACAATGAGACTAAGCTCTTGAACGATGGTCGACCTGTTGAGTTTGATGGATACATGAGAGTGGCGGTGGATACAGAGGTCCTTTACAGGGCAAAGAAACGAGTGGAAACGTTTTATGATTTGACAAAAGATTGCAAGGATGGAATCAATACTTGCTGATCAGGTTGCCAATGATACCATTTGTtgctttttattatattttgattcagTTTCTGAAATGATACTATTGGGTTCACTTCAGGCTTCGATTGTATTTTCTTGTCTTGTTGGTTTAGTACGATTGGCAATACCTGTTGATCACAAGAAGCTTGTATTTGTACTATAAATTACAACTTGTTTTGGCCTGTGGCACCGTTTTTCCTCCTCCGAGTTGTTGCCTATGTTGTGCAATTTAATGAAGTATTCTCATTTTCCTTCTCCCATTTTGTCTAACACATGAAGATAAGcagaataataattgaaaatgattttaatgGCTTACTTCATTGATATAAGAGATTCACATTTCCTTGGAATCCTAGGAATCTATGTTGCGTGATCCAGCTCATGGATCGCATTTAAAAATTTCTGACTCATTTAGTGAAAGTGAAAAAATTGTTACATTTTCCTCTTAGGCTATAACCCAGATAGCAGAGTAGGCTCTCACTTCAGTACAATGTTGCTTCCTGAAAATAACCATAAACTGCTAAGCTTCGTTTTGTATAGGTTCTTGGGTAGTTTATAGATAATGCAAATGGAATCCTTAAACTGAAGATTGAAAAATAGTGTGATGTAAAAATTCAACCTTCCTTTTAACTCGTAAAAGTTAAGTTTGTGAAATCAGTCTTCAAAAGCAAATTTAGGCTTGCATTGACAAGTAAGCCTGCATTCCCGTTTCagctctaaacaaaaaattatgtgTAAACAATTTTGCATGAAGCAATCTTTCAAAAAGTTACAGGTAGATGCAACGCCCGTATCTTCttggaagataaaaaaaatgtaaaagggATTAGCAACTAGAAGTTTCTATTGTGGTTCTGTTCATGGTTCCAGCTTTGACTTGGTGCCACTTGATCGTGCAGAGGTATGTATTCCTACAGATACACACGAAAGTGCTTTTAGTTTTAGCAGCATatttaatataacaataaaaaagaaacacatggattttttttccatttttctctggtcctcttaaaaaaattcaaaatatttaaagcaACGTGGAATGGCATTAATGCAAAGGAAAGTTGAAGTGCACCTCCATCCTCTGTATCAGCTCTGCAGCAGTTGTTGCAGGAATGACAATGCTTCTGGCAGATGGATCAATAAATCCTTCTTCAACTCCTTTGTCGAATACACCAAGTAAGCAATCATAATAGCCATCAACATTTAACAGGCCCACCTGTTGGTGAAACCATTAATATGTACTGCTTAATTTGATTGTAGCTCTAGCTTTGTTTTTAGCTTTAAGTAAGATCATTATATTTTTGAGACTTTCTTTAGAGCATTTTCATGGATTGCCTTTGCCATGTCTCAAACTTATCAGCAATCTGCATGTGTTAAAGAATCCATTttgttttagaaagaaaaagttaaaagttcaatcaattttattttcatacttTTGATTTGAACAGGTGATTTAAAAGTTCAATTGAAACAATTCAATCATTTAatgagaagaaaagaagaagcagGATTTCACTTTTCACCTTATCATTATCTTCCATCAATCTATAATGTTCAAATTTCTAGGGGTAAAAGTACAAAAGGAGAATATGAGCCACACTTTCTATGTAAAAGATTCAAAAAGTCTCATTTCGACTTTACCGGCGGCTACTAGATTGTTGTGACACCAAACACGCtaaaaataagatttaaaaGAGGAGagaaatatatctatatctatatctatctatatatatatatatatatgttttattttttttttcgctgaAGAAGAGAGAAATATTATGAGCCCTCAAATGGGTGTTAAGTCTTAATCATGGCCGTCACTATAATAATTTGGGCGGCTGTCAATTTGAAGGGCCAGAACTGACTCATAACCGCATACACCATATGACTCGGTCCCCGATTTTGATGGTTTGATTAAGAAATCAATCTGCTAATTCATTAAAGCGATTAGAGATTGAATGGTTCCACGCatcttttttaacctttttttacaAGTAAAATAAAGTTTTCCCTTTAAAGACAAAGTGGCAAAGATAAAAGGTTCTAGAGCTTGAATTCACAtcccaatataaaaaataaataaataaagtaaaataaagttaacataaaaataataataataataataataaagtaaaacaaagttaacatttaaaaaaaaagcttcttcatctAAAGAAAAAGACTTGGATCATTCATGCTAATTTAGTAAGCCTTCTATTTGCCTTGCAACGGCAATGAATCATTGATAACGAGTCATTAATATGCGGTGTGAAATGAAGAAACTTGCacttttcctttaaatttttttgtcttcttatattttattgggCAATGGAGCCCATAATATACAGGGTGATATAGTCTCCCACAATATGATATGgaacattaattttaattttaaaatagaacatAGTCACCTAGCATATTCTGAACTtcattgtaaagaagaatgggaTTGTgtagataatatatatgtatatatatatgtgtgtgtgtatataaggAATAGTGTTGGTCTTTATCAAACGTCAATTtgacaatgaaaaagaaaagcactTTAATGATGAATGAGTAACTAATGATAAATAAGAGAAATACTAGAAATCAAAATATTGACTTCTACTTGTAGATTAATCATCTTAGGGAGGACTTCTAACAGCCAACTTACTAAACCTCTGGCTAAGTTATGTATAATACAATCTGATTGGGAAAGTGAGAAATAAGTAGTTttggtgaaaatattatagagaACAAACTTCCTAATTGAATGAAAGCAAAGAAATTTatctacttatatatatatatatatatatatatatatgcaagaatTTTCTAGTCAAgaaattcttaattttattaaatagcaTAACAAATGTTAAAGGTTATCATATAatagatatattattttgatgaaaaatcaTCATAATTTTCCATATCATCTCTTGATTTGCTATCAATTGAGGTTGGTGTAGTTAATATGCTCATTAAACCCATAAGATCATTGGTTCAAAACATAACTCCTCCCTTTAAAATTAGACATGCCCCCCTCCCCTCCCTCGCCAGTAATGACAATTTACTGGGGTCATTTACATATAactttctataaatatatatatatatatatatatagtttgaaacAGTTATTTGAACTTACAGGTTTGTTATGGATTCCCAGCTGTGACCAAGTTATCATCTCAAGCAGCTCCTCCATGGTTCCATATCCTCCTTAAAAACCCCAAAAGAAAAACCAAGAATTTCAAATGTTTAAGTACTTAtagtttttgttatatatgatGAAGTTAGTATTTTGGTTAATTgggaaaacatatatatatatatatatatctataccagGCAGTGCAATAAAAGCATCAGCTCGACGAGCCATCTCAGCTTTTCTTTCATGCATATCCGATACAATTATAACTTCTCCCACTGAGCTTCCCGATATCTGCAGCACTTGGCAATcaacttataattaattaattccttcattAGCTACTAGTTAATCAATTAAGGACATACATATATAGAGAGACCAGAGATTTCATACCTCAAGTGGAATAAGCGCTTTTGGAATAACTCTTaacacaaacaaattaaaaaaaaaaaaaaagaaaaaaaaaaagaaagaaaatcaatgaACTTCATTTGGTATTACAGCAatatttggaatatatatatatatgtaaaaaaattgttaaataaacTCCAAAAGAGGCAGCctttgataatataatataattaatgtttattattGACTTGGTTTTTCTCTTACCCAAGAACATGACATCCACCATCATGAACAGTTTGTGAAACTAACCCCATCAGTCCTCCACTCCCTCCTCCATAAACCAAATCCATCTTCCTCGCTACCTGCATCAACAAAAACCCACAAAAaatatgtgtttatatataatatatatatatatatacacacataatagaaagaaagagagaagagaggacgagtatatagatatataaacacCAATACCAATTCTCTTCCAAGATCAAGAGCTGCATCACTGAATATTTTTCTGTGCCCTGAATTACTGCCACAGAAGACACACACCGTTCTAAACTTGCCCATTATTTCTTCACACTACACCTCTAAGGCTGAAGGCTCCAACACAAatatttaagaattaattaatagctGTAGAACCAATTAAGTCTTCACACGCAAGTCTCTCTCTAGCTATCTCTACATgtacattttataatataatataatatattataaaagcaTAATAATGTTTGTTTATTAATCAAGTATATTAGTTCTCTGTCGTAGgacttgcatatatatatatatatatatgcgcagGAATATGGCACGTGAGAGGTACTGTGATGTCCATGGCCCAAGcatatggaaaataatatgtttttaaaGAGTCAAAGGAGATTCTTCTTCCCTTTCTTTTCCAATATgcttgtattatatatttatcagaTTTCCTTTGGTGGGTGCACCAATTATAAGACACGCTTTTTACCTGCttgtccaaatatatatatatatatatatatggaagcaGATGAATATTCATCCATCCTAGCCGGCTCTCAGATTTGGAAGTCTGATTAGGTGATCTTGTGTTTCGCGTGGTTGGTTTCGTATCACATAGAAAAAAAAGGGAGCTCGATCCATCTCTCGTTCCACAAACacaatcatatatgtatatatagatatatatataatcctatTCACGAGGTTGGACATGTTATCTTAGATGGCGGCAATCTTTCTAAGCAGAAAgttagcttcttctttttttttttgacatgaattatatgttatttatgtgaaaaaaagaaaactttcgTTGCGTGGAAAGATTAATTCCTCCATTTAGAATAAAAtggatgaataaaataaaatatatatatatatatatatatatatttcacatcTTTAGGTGCTGTCATATATAGTGTCCCCTTGTCGCTCCCATTAATTTGAGTGGCtgaaaaataagttttaatGCTAAACCAAGGATTTTCCTTTCttcactattattattttgttttatccctttagtcatatatatatatatatatatatatacacacacatacatatgtacatataaatgCTAAAGTATGATATCCTTTTGGGAAATCTCAGCCATCCAATATTAGCTAGGACAGACCTTTTATTCTCCCTTTATATTATATCAGTTTTGTCATCTCTTAAGTTGGCGAATTTTTAGTTGACGATGATGCATCAAATCCGGACATAAGAAAGTATTTTATGAAACATTTATTTCACCTCAGCAAGCACATCTACTGTGGTGTTtagctttattcatttttttgccTTATTTACGGTTAAGTACAAAACTACACATgttaaaacattatatatatgtatatatatttatgaatttagaaataatttatttcaaattttctggATTTAGATCTAGacttctccttcttttttttttttttttttaagatttgagttgctaagtggctggaaaaaaaaaaacaaaaaaaaatcctcattGTAGACAGGAACCATTCTAACCGCCAAGAAAACTCAACTAGCACAGCCGTTGGGAAGAAGCCTAGCCTTGCCACCGCCGAAAGACCCATAATCATAAGTTGTGCCACAGCTGACAAACCAAATCATAGCCAGTTGCTGCCGTGAAGAAGTCACTGCGAGATCTGCAGCTTCTCGGCCTTCAACCTCAACgtgttttcctttttcatttaagtgactttttattttttttaatttggaaaactaaaatatttttgtacttCGCTATAaacacatgaaaaaaaaaaaaaaaaaattcttgataCCACAATAGATGTAGTGTGGTAAAATAACTGTTTTATATAACACTTTCTCATACCATATAATATTAATCCCGACCACCTATTGACatccataaattaataatttacaaaagtatgttaaactaaaattaatatatgatgCATTCATACCAAATTATATGTCACATAAATTATTACATCTAACAAGAAGTCTTTGTTTAGCAAATGGCAATTTGAATGTCCAACGGATACATGCATGTCAAATTGATTATATGGcgctaatttgtttttattagcctaaggtttttgtttcctaattattAGAAGATATTCAATgtcacacacatatacatatatatataaacgagGAGGAAGAAAAGTAGAAATTTGCTAGCTAGCTAGTTCAGAAATTGGTGAATATGGCCTTTGGCGTCGCATCAACTATCAAGAACCTGAAGTGTCATTAAgatatactttttaaaaaagttaattaaagcttttgtccaaaaaaaataacGTGTTTTTTTTAGTGGGAGCTGCGGAGGGGAATTTAGCATGGAAATTAATCAAAGAGGCTTACCAACAACATCCTCGGCCGGGCAACTTTTTAAAGGTTTGTTTGGTCAATGAACAGCATTGAGCCGATCATATTTTGACAAATACATATTGAAGTTGTTTAGGGAAAAAATTATAGGTGCCTGGCTCTGGCTTCTGATATTATAtcatacatatctatatatgatCACCATCTAAATGTAACAAAGCCTCTAAACTAATTATAAGCACTTTTTAGCTTTTTATGATAATATTCATCACCTATGATGCAATTATTATGATAGCTAGGCATGCATC
Proteins encoded in this window:
- the LOC107415076 gene encoding probable cytokinin riboside 5'-monophosphate phosphoribohydrolase LOGL1 isoform X2, translated to MGKFRTVCVFCGSNSGHRKIFSDAALDLGRELVARKMDLVYGGGSGGLMGLVSQTVHDGGCHVLGVIPKALIPLEISGSSVGEVIIVSDMHERKAEMARRADAFIALPGGYGTMEELLEMITWSQLGIHNKPIDFLIKPSKSGTESYGVCGYESVLALQIDSRPNYYSDGHD
- the LOC107415076 gene encoding cytokinin riboside 5'-monophosphate phosphoribohydrolase LOG8 isoform X1; the protein is MGKFRTVCVFCGSNSGHRKIFSDAALDLGRELVARKMDLVYGGGSGGLMGLVSQTVHDGGCHVLGVIPKALIPLEISGSSVGEVIIVSDMHERKAEMARRADAFIALPGGYGTMEELLEMITWSQLGIHNKPVGLLNVDGYYDCLLGVFDKGVEEGFIDPSARSIVIPATTAAELIQRMEEYIPLHDQVAPSQSWNHEQNHNRNF
- the LOC107415075 gene encoding uncharacterized protein LOC107415075, whose translation is MKESNPTTEPIGHNLVNLISNRCFAVFVLSVLIFTVIAITYQPPDPWLDSASPAMTKIFTQRENATFKNDNSILKTGEDFLLPVDNATLSAAAAPAIAPASSSNPVSDDDVVIEKSDAVIISTNSTSPKLSCDLLERVNCSDPLALVAIKKFNSKVFKSIAFLEYQTPVNGSKPNECDVSWRFRNKKENSWRKYRDFRRFKFGFDDNCGYKVVHASGWHSGINARRSRTRVGNATKGVKVSPPIRDEEINDTIPSLGSEMNFRKGRYLYYSRGGDYCKGMNHYMWSFLCGLGEAMYLNRTFVMDFSVCLSATYNPSNKDEEGKDFRYYFDFEHLKEVASIVEEGEFLRDWKKWDRGHKRKLPVRKVVSYKTTPMQLKKDRNAIIWRQFDAPEPENYWYRVCEGQAAKYIQRPWHALWKSKRLMNIVTEISGRMDWDFDAAHVVRGEKAQNKELWPHLDYDTSPEMLLEKLKGMVQPWRNLYIATNEPFYNYFDKLRSQYKVHLLDDYKELWGSTSEWYNETKLLNDGRPVEFDGYMRVAVDTEVLYRAKKRVETFYDLTKDCKDGINTC